In a genomic window of Nodosilinea sp. E11:
- a CDS encoding cysteine synthase A, protein MDIKHGFVATVGNTPLIRLNSVSEATGCDILGKAEFLNPGGSVKDRAALYIIQDAEAKGLLKPGGTVVEGTAGNTGIGLAHICNAKGYRCLIVIPDTQSQEKIDLLRTLGAEVRPVPAVPYRDPNNYVKLSGRIAADLDNAIWANQFDNLANRLAHYETTGPEIWAQTEGTIDAWVTATGTGGTYAGVAMFLKEQNPNIRCVVADPMGSGLYSYIKTGEVNSEGNSITEGIGNSRITANMAEVPIDDAIQIEDPEALRTIYQLLYNDGLFMGGSVGINVAAAVKLAQQLGPGHKIVTVLCDGGSRYQSRLYSRPWLEAKGLWSEDLAPAANA, encoded by the coding sequence ATGGATATTAAACACGGTTTTGTCGCCACAGTCGGCAACACTCCCCTGATTCGTCTCAACAGCGTCAGCGAAGCTACCGGCTGTGACATTTTGGGCAAAGCAGAATTTCTCAACCCCGGCGGGTCGGTCAAAGATCGTGCGGCCCTCTACATCATTCAGGATGCCGAAGCTAAGGGCTTACTCAAGCCCGGTGGCACCGTGGTCGAAGGCACCGCAGGCAACACCGGTATCGGCCTGGCTCACATCTGCAACGCCAAGGGCTACCGCTGCCTGATCGTCATTCCCGATACTCAGTCTCAAGAAAAAATTGACCTGCTGCGGACCCTGGGCGCTGAGGTGCGCCCGGTGCCCGCTGTGCCCTACCGCGACCCCAACAACTACGTGAAGCTGTCGGGTCGCATCGCCGCCGACCTCGATAATGCCATTTGGGCCAACCAGTTCGACAATTTGGCCAACCGCCTAGCCCACTACGAAACCACCGGCCCTGAAATCTGGGCTCAAACCGAGGGCACTATCGACGCCTGGGTTACGGCCACCGGCACTGGCGGCACCTATGCTGGCGTGGCTATGTTTCTCAAAGAGCAAAACCCCAACATTCGCTGTGTAGTGGCTGACCCTATGGGCAGTGGGCTGTACAGTTACATCAAAACCGGCGAAGTCAACAGTGAGGGCAACTCGATCACCGAAGGCATTGGCAATAGCCGCATCACCGCCAATATGGCCGAGGTGCCCATCGACGACGCCATCCAAATTGAAGATCCAGAGGCCCTGCGTACTATCTATCAACTGCTCTATAACGACGGGCTGTTTATGGGCGGTTCGGTGGGCATCAACGTGGCGGCGGCAGTTAAACTGGCCCAGCAGCTCGGCCCTGGCCACAAAATTGTCACTGTGCTGTGCGATGGTGGCTCTCGCTACCAGTCGCGCCTCTACAGTCGCCCCTGGCTCGAAGCCAAAGGGCTGTGGTCCGAGGATCTGGCCCCCGCCGCTAATGCTTAA
- the lepB gene encoding signal peptidase I: MPPDSALNSAPAAKKQAPQPNPWVEGLQTIGLSVVLALGIRHFVAEARYIPSGSMEPTLQVRDRLVIEKISYHFNPPRHEDIVVFWPPESLTAPGQRRDAFIKRVIGLPGDVVEVRNGEVIRNGEVLTEPYIEAPPDYEWGPETVPEASYLVLGDNRNSSYDSHSWGFVPEENIIGRAVVRFWPVNRVGLIDD; the protein is encoded by the coding sequence CTGCCACCCGACTCTGCTCTCAATTCTGCCCCGGCGGCAAAAAAGCAAGCACCCCAGCCTAACCCCTGGGTCGAAGGCCTGCAAACCATCGGGCTCAGTGTTGTGCTGGCCTTGGGCATTCGCCACTTTGTGGCAGAGGCCCGCTATATTCCCTCCGGCTCTATGGAACCCACGCTCCAGGTCAGAGACCGCTTGGTAATCGAGAAAATCAGCTACCACTTCAACCCGCCTAGGCATGAAGATATTGTCGTGTTTTGGCCGCCGGAGAGTCTTACTGCTCCTGGTCAGCGGCGCGATGCCTTCATTAAACGCGTGATTGGCCTGCCGGGAGATGTGGTTGAAGTGCGCAACGGTGAAGTCATTCGCAACGGCGAAGTGTTGACCGAACCATACATCGAAGCGCCCCCCGATTATGAGTGGGGGCCTGAAACGGTTCCCGAGGCGTCTTATTTGGTGCTGGGCGACAATCGCAACAGCAGCTATGACAGCCACTCCTGGGGATTTGTGCCCGAAGAAAATATCATTGGCAGAGCTGTGGTGCGCTTCTGGCCGGTGAATCGGGTGGGGTTGATCGATGACTAA
- the metG gene encoding methionine--tRNA ligase, producing the protein MTLSPVDKPPFAITTPLYYVNGLPHIGSAYTTIAADVVARFYRLMGHPVLMITGTDEHGQKIQRTAEERGVSPQAHCDEYVAGFEHLWELLNINCDRFIRTTDPRHNTIVNEFFQRVWARGDIYQGQQQGWYCVSCEEFKEERDLLPDQRCPIHTNKTVEWRDESNYFFKLSNYQAQLEQLYAERPDFIQPESRRNEVLSFVKRGLQDFSISRINLDWGFPVPTDPGHTLYVWFDALLGYITALQDSNEPPSLEQAIAHWWPINIHLIGKDILRFHAVYWPAMLMSAGLPVPGRVYGHGFLTKDGQKMGKSQGNTLDPVDLVKRYGPDAVRYYFMREIEFGKDGDFNETRFINVLNADLANDLGNLLNRTLKMAGRYCDGKVPGVDPQAMADGHPLRAIGRSLTETVPKAYSCLAFSQACNAVLTLVQASNKFLDDQAPWSLYKQGKQAETEVVLYAVLESVRQAAYLLSPIIPGISNQIYAQLGFAVDFNDRAIGQALGYDDQVGWGLLPPGQPLGEASPVFQRLELPEPVASA; encoded by the coding sequence ATGACTCTTTCCCCTGTAGATAAGCCGCCCTTTGCCATTACTACGCCGTTGTACTACGTCAATGGCTTGCCTCACATTGGCAGTGCCTACACCACCATCGCCGCTGACGTAGTGGCTCGGTTTTATCGTTTGATGGGCCACCCGGTGCTGATGATTACGGGCACCGACGAGCATGGCCAAAAAATTCAGCGCACCGCTGAAGAGCGCGGCGTCTCACCCCAGGCCCACTGCGACGAGTATGTGGCTGGGTTTGAACATCTGTGGGAGTTGCTCAACATTAACTGCGATCGCTTCATTCGCACCACCGACCCCCGCCACAACACCATCGTCAACGAGTTTTTTCAGCGGGTTTGGGCGCGGGGAGATATTTACCAGGGGCAACAGCAGGGCTGGTATTGCGTCTCCTGCGAAGAGTTTAAAGAAGAGCGTGACCTGCTCCCCGACCAGCGCTGCCCTATTCACACCAATAAAACGGTCGAGTGGCGCGATGAGTCTAACTACTTCTTTAAGCTGTCTAACTACCAGGCGCAGCTAGAGCAGCTCTACGCTGAACGCCCCGACTTTATTCAGCCCGAGTCGCGCCGCAATGAGGTGCTGAGCTTCGTCAAGCGGGGGCTACAAGATTTCTCGATTTCGCGCATCAACCTCGACTGGGGGTTTCCGGTGCCCACCGACCCTGGCCATACGCTCTACGTCTGGTTTGATGCCCTGCTGGGCTATATCACTGCTCTGCAAGACTCGAACGAACCGCCCAGCCTAGAGCAGGCCATTGCCCACTGGTGGCCGATCAACATTCACCTGATTGGCAAAGACATTTTGCGCTTTCACGCGGTGTATTGGCCTGCCATGCTGATGTCGGCGGGGTTGCCGGTGCCAGGGCGGGTCTATGGCCACGGCTTTCTGACCAAGGACGGCCAAAAGATGGGTAAAAGCCAGGGCAACACCCTGGACCCGGTGGATCTGGTCAAGCGCTATGGCCCGGACGCAGTCCGCTACTACTTCATGCGTGAAATTGAGTTTGGCAAAGACGGCGATTTCAACGAAACTCGCTTCATCAACGTGCTCAATGCTGATCTGGCCAACGATTTGGGCAACTTGCTCAACCGCACCCTGAAGATGGCTGGGCGTTACTGCGACGGCAAGGTGCCAGGGGTTGACCCTCAGGCAATGGCGGATGGCCATCCACTCCGGGCGATCGGGCGATCGCTGACTGAAACCGTGCCTAAAGCCTACTCCTGCTTGGCGTTTAGCCAGGCTTGCAATGCCGTTTTGACCCTGGTGCAGGCCAGTAACAAATTCTTGGATGACCAAGCTCCTTGGAGTCTTTACAAACAGGGGAAACAGGCGGAAACCGAGGTCGTCTTATACGCTGTACTCGAATCGGTGCGGCAGGCTGCTTACCTGCTGTCGCCGATCATTCCCGGCATTAGCAATCAGATTTATGCTCAGCTGGGCTTTGCCGTTGACTTTAACGATCGGGCGATTGGTCAAGCGTTGGGCTATGACGATCAAGTCGGCTGGGGTTTGTTGCCCCCTGGCCAACCCTTGGGAGAAGCGTCTCCGGTGTTTCAGCGGCTAGAGCTGCCTGAGCCAGTGGCCAGCGCTTAG
- a CDS encoding NYN domain-containing protein, giving the protein MLDTHAHSLLSDDSIFTPEQVLDNRGRVAIFIDGSNLFYAALQLGIEIDYTKLLCKLTAGSRLFRSFFYTGVDRTNEKQQGFLLWMRRNGYRVIAKDLVQLPDGSKKANLDVEIAVDLVALVDYYDTAVLVSGDGDLAYAADAASYRGARVEVVSLRSMTSDSLINVADRYIDLEGVKDDIRKLPRGSSHSYTYRPLSNVASSNEPTPEDGIAVSE; this is encoded by the coding sequence ATGTTAGACACCCACGCCCATTCTCTCCTTAGCGACGACTCTATCTTTACCCCCGAGCAGGTGCTCGACAACCGGGGGCGAGTGGCCATCTTTATTGATGGCTCTAACCTGTTCTACGCGGCGCTGCAACTAGGCATTGAGATTGATTACACCAAGCTGCTGTGCAAGCTGACGGCCGGGTCACGACTATTTCGCTCGTTTTTCTACACCGGGGTAGATCGCACCAACGAAAAGCAGCAGGGGTTTTTGCTGTGGATGCGGCGCAATGGCTACCGGGTGATTGCCAAAGACCTGGTGCAGCTGCCCGATGGCTCGAAAAAGGCCAATTTAGATGTTGAAATCGCCGTAGATCTAGTGGCTCTAGTCGATTATTACGATACGGCTGTGTTGGTGAGTGGCGATGGCGATCTGGCCTATGCTGCTGATGCTGCCAGCTATCGAGGGGCACGGGTGGAAGTGGTCAGTCTGCGATCGATGACGAGCGACAGTCTGATCAATGTGGCCGATCGCTACATTGACCTCGAAGGGGTTAAAGACGACATTCGCAAGCTGCCTCGCGGCTCGAGCCATAGCTACACCTATCGCCCGCTGTCTAACGTAGCCTCTAGCAACGAGCCCACACCAGAAGACGGCATCGCCGTTAGCGAATAA
- the lptC gene encoding LPS export ABC transporter periplasmic protein LptC, with the protein MARWRQLILGGLAIAALVVGLSSLLTQGPRSGDGTTPVGEEVEPGLTLRDVTLEQPDDQGRLLWRVKGSEVTYSANQQVAFITRPDGELFQDGEPIYEVIADTGEVRENGSVILLRGNIVATGIKNGAILRGNEMEWRPQDDMLIMRDQITGTHPQLRATAGEARVFNRENRMELAGNVVASTVVENPQTTPWLKLQAQELVWFWQEERIDSAQPLRVEQFKQNAITDVVTGQQGTVNLADQLVQLRGQVAMQMLEMPLTMTSEALDWQVAEEQVTVNQPLTLVHPENRIRVTARQGRMDLAQEQIFLSQEVVAVGEENQARMTSDRLTWDVNAQQVVAEGRVNYRQVNPSVNLNGARAVGRLDDQTIVVDGGRVVTEIVPN; encoded by the coding sequence ATGGCACGGTGGCGACAACTGATTCTGGGCGGCCTGGCGATCGCGGCCCTAGTCGTGGGGCTAAGTAGTCTGCTTACCCAGGGGCCTCGCTCTGGCGATGGGACTACCCCGGTGGGAGAGGAGGTCGAACCTGGGCTCACCCTGCGCGATGTCACCCTTGAGCAACCCGATGACCAGGGGCGGCTGCTCTGGCGGGTCAAGGGCAGTGAAGTTACTTACAGCGCCAACCAGCAGGTGGCCTTCATTACCCGCCCTGATGGCGAACTGTTTCAGGATGGTGAGCCCATTTATGAAGTGATTGCCGACACGGGTGAGGTGCGCGAAAATGGCAGCGTAATTTTGCTACGGGGCAATATCGTGGCCACTGGCATTAAAAATGGCGCAATTCTGCGGGGCAACGAGATGGAATGGCGGCCCCAGGATGACATGCTGATTATGCGCGATCAGATCACCGGCACTCACCCCCAGCTACGGGCCACAGCCGGTGAAGCCCGAGTCTTTAACCGCGAAAACCGAATGGAGCTGGCGGGGAATGTGGTAGCCAGCACGGTGGTAGAAAACCCTCAAACTACTCCCTGGCTCAAGCTTCAGGCGCAGGAGCTGGTTTGGTTTTGGCAGGAAGAGCGCATTGACAGTGCCCAACCGCTGCGGGTTGAGCAGTTTAAGCAAAATGCGATTACCGATGTAGTCACCGGTCAGCAGGGGACGGTAAATCTGGCTGATCAGCTGGTGCAACTGCGGGGGCAGGTGGCTATGCAGATGTTAGAGATGCCGCTGACCATGACTAGCGAAGCCCTAGATTGGCAGGTAGCTGAAGAACAGGTTACCGTCAACCAGCCCCTGACTCTCGTGCATCCCGAAAATAGAATTCGGGTTACGGCTCGTCAGGGCCGGATGGATTTGGCCCAAGAGCAGATTTTCCTCTCCCAGGAGGTGGTGGCTGTGGGCGAAGAAAACCAGGCTCGCATGACCAGCGATCGCCTGACCTGGGATGTCAACGCCCAGCAGGTGGTGGCCGAAGGGCGGGTCAACTACCGCCAGGTCAACCCCTCCGTGAACCTCAATGGAGCGCGGGCGGTGGGTCGCCTCGACGACCAAACCATCGTCGTTGACGGTGGCCGGGTGGTCACCGAGATTGTGCCCAACTAG